One window of the Torulaspora delbrueckii CBS 1146 chromosome 6, complete genome genome contains the following:
- the TDEL0F00100 gene encoding uncharacterized protein, whose product MELEKKEEHSTVIWEDLHHSELNVKKLYALLKLRCEVFIVEQNCPYLDVDGLDLIGENRHILGWDENELVACTRILKSADGTRPVVIGRVIVSEAFRGEKLGQRLMEQTVASCIKHWPDKAIYLGAQTRLQAFYARFGFTQVTDAYDEDGISHIGMRREAN is encoded by the coding sequence ATGGAATTAGAAAAGAAAGAGGAGCATTCTACGGTCATTTGGGAAGACCTCCATCATTCAGAACTAAACGTCAAAAAGCTATATGCTTTGCTCAAACTGCGCTGTGAGGTTTTCATCGTAGAACAAAACTGCCCGTACTTGGATGTGGATGGCCTTGATTTAATCGGGGAGAATCGACACATTCTCGGTTGGGATGAAAACGAGTTGGTAGCGTGCACAAGAATACTCAAAAGTGCGGACGGAACAAGGCCAGTTGTCATCGGTCGAGTAATTGTAAGCGAAGCATTTCGTGGAGAAAAACTGGGCCAACGTCTGATGGAGCAGACGGTGGCATCCTGCATAAAACACTGGCCAGACAAGGCTATTTATCTGGGAGCGCAAACCCGTTTGCAAGCCTTCTACGCACGCTTTGGTTTTACTCAAGTGACCGATGCCTACGACGAAGATGGCATTTCTCACATCGGAATGAGGCGTGAGGCAAATTAG